From Pseudarthrobacter equi, a single genomic window includes:
- a CDS encoding GNAT family N-acetyltransferase, with the protein MAIEIRPATDFADVKTLVGPKRPDANVCWCLSYRIPSKQNQQLHGTERGEFVKKLVAEDPPPGILAYDGGEPVGWAAVHPRADTGFATNRRIPHVDAREVWSIWCIRVRPGHRGNGISHALLAGAVDLARTYGAPAVEGYPVDNAGQKVGLTMAYVGTRKLFEDAGFTKAADTESVLNGFPRVLMRLDLAQ; encoded by the coding sequence ATGGCGATCGAAATCCGTCCGGCCACCGATTTCGCGGACGTCAAAACCCTCGTGGGCCCCAAGCGGCCGGATGCGAACGTGTGTTGGTGCCTGAGCTACCGCATCCCGTCGAAGCAGAACCAGCAGCTTCACGGAACTGAGCGCGGGGAGTTCGTGAAAAAGCTGGTGGCGGAGGATCCTCCGCCGGGAATTTTGGCGTACGACGGCGGCGAGCCGGTTGGGTGGGCAGCGGTCCACCCCCGCGCGGACACGGGTTTCGCCACCAACCGGCGGATCCCGCACGTGGACGCCCGGGAGGTGTGGTCCATCTGGTGCATCCGGGTCCGGCCAGGGCATCGCGGCAACGGAATCTCGCACGCCCTGCTGGCGGGAGCCGTGGACCTCGCACGGACCTACGGAGCACCCGCCGTCGAAGGCTATCCGGTGGACAACGCCGGGCAGAAAGTGGGCCTCACCATGGCCTACGTGGGCACTCGGAAGCTCTTCGAGGACGCCGGTTTCACGAAGGCCGCGGACACTGAGTCCGTGCTCAATGGCTTTCCGCGGGTGCTGATGCGGCTGGACCTGGCTCAGTAG
- a CDS encoding DNA alkylation repair protein, with product MSQAVDEVLAELAELEDPKFREANEKRGDDHGINLGKLRAVAKRLKTQQDLARQLWASGDTAARLLALLICRPKDFSREELDAMLRESRAPKVHDWLVNYVVKKSPHAEALRVAWTADPDPVVASAGWALTTERVAKKPDGLDLPGLLDTIEAEMKAAPDRLQWAMNHTLAQIGIEHPDQRARAIGIGERLEVLKNYPTPPNCTSPFAPIWINEIVSRRSA from the coding sequence ATGTCCCAGGCAGTGGATGAGGTTCTGGCCGAACTGGCGGAGCTCGAAGATCCCAAGTTTCGCGAAGCCAATGAGAAGCGCGGGGACGATCACGGCATCAACCTGGGCAAGCTCCGGGCCGTGGCCAAGCGGCTGAAAACCCAGCAGGACCTGGCACGGCAGCTGTGGGCCTCCGGGGATACCGCGGCGCGGCTCCTGGCGCTGCTGATCTGCCGGCCTAAGGACTTCAGCCGCGAGGAACTGGACGCAATGCTGCGCGAATCCCGGGCACCGAAAGTCCACGACTGGCTGGTCAACTACGTGGTCAAGAAGAGCCCGCACGCCGAAGCACTCCGCGTGGCCTGGACGGCAGACCCAGACCCCGTGGTAGCCAGTGCAGGCTGGGCCCTCACCACTGAGCGGGTGGCCAAGAAGCCGGACGGACTTGACCTGCCGGGCCTGCTGGACACCATCGAGGCGGAGATGAAGGCCGCCCCGGACCGCCTGCAGTGGGCCATGAACCACACCCTTGCGCAGATCGGGATCGAGCATCCGGACCAGCGGGCCAGGGCCATCGGCATCGGCGAGCGCCTGGAGGTCCTCAAGAACTACCCCACACCGCCCAACTGCACGTCACCGTTCGCGCCAATCTGGATCAACGAGATCGTGAGCCGCCGCAGCGCTTAG